Proteins encoded within one genomic window of Tigriopus californicus strain San Diego chromosome 12, Tcal_SD_v2.1, whole genome shotgun sequence:
- the LOC131891240 gene encoding uncharacterized protein LOC131891240 yields MGQIATNLGIERYHRTIKDNGVRRSDRIDQLCDRLQKVERLFQRKEAMIRAKIRGDFQLSAAQSLFRRQHPNDFELSLYILKVVEGQYHLKKYERPAGVGAIVAQYELKPSLFKCTLPLCQVTCNVCPVSSPCAHHLQCTCLHYARKRSCKQMHVVAMQTNNLRQAEKCNDLNESSPNSINASHPTTGDEESDGKTEVEEPVRTREDLQAEANNTESEAIQNFKLRTRKLMAKIEYQLGKVNPSDGEEILEKLEQVSKATK; encoded by the exons ATGGGGCAAATAGCTACAAATCTTGGCATTGAAAG ATATCATCGAACCATCAAAGACAATGGAGTAAGAAGATCGGATCGTATTGATCAATTGTGTGACCGGCTTCAAAAAGTCGAACgtttatttcaaagaaaagaagcTATGATCAGAGCCAAGATTCGAGGAGATTTCCAGCTATCGGCGGCCCAAAGCTTATTCCGCAGGCAACATCCGAATGACTTCGAATTGTCTCTGTACATTTTAAAAGTTGTCGAGGGCcaatatcatttaaaaaagtacgAACGTCCTGCAGGAGTAGGAGCAATTGTCGCTCAATATGAGCTTAAGCCAAGTCTTTTCAAATGCACTCTTCCATTGTGTCAAGTAACTTGCAATGTTTGCCCAGTCTCAAGCCCTTGTGCCCATCACTTGCAATGCACTTGCCTACATTATGCACGGAAACGATCTTGCAAGCAAATGCATGTGGTTGCCATGCAAACCAACAACCTTCGACAAGctgaaaaatgcaatgacCTGAACGAATCTAGCCCGAACTCAATCAACGCGAGCCATCCCACTACTGGTGATGAGGAGTCCGATGGCAAAACCGAA GTTGAGGAACCAGTTAGAACAAGGGAAGACCTGCAAGCTGAAGCCAACAACACAGAAAGCGAGGCTATTCAG AACTTCAAACTAAGAACAAGGAAATTGATGGCCAAAATTGAATACCAATTGGGTAAAGTGAACCCAAGCGATGGAGAAGAGATCTTAGAGAAACTGGAGCAAGTCAGCAAGGCCacgaaataa